CGGCCTCGCCTTCGCCGAGGCCCGCGGCGTGCGGCCGATGAACGAGATCGTCCCGTGGACCGAGGCCCCGAAGGCGTATGAGCGCATGATGTCGGGCCAGGCGCGCTTTCGCATAGTCCTCGACCTGGCGGCCTGAGCCGAGTTTTTGTCGGTGCCCGCTGCTAGCGTCCTCCCGGTTCGGGTTCGACTGGGAGGAATCACATGGAATCGTTGCAGGACAAGGCAAAGGCGTTCAGAGAGCTGCACGCCCAGCCGATGGTGGTACTGCCGAACGCCTGGGACGCCGGCAGCGCGGCCGTCATCCAGCACGCCGGCGCGCCGGCCATCGCCACCACGAGCGGCGGCGTCTCGTGGGCCCTCGGCCGCGGCGACGGCCAGCGTCTGACGCGCACTGAGATGACGGCTGCCGTGCGGCAGATCGTCCGGACCGTCTCGGTGCCGGTCACGGCCGACATCGAAGGCGGCTACGGCCCGGACCCCGCCGACGTCGCCGCCACCGTCGAGGAGGTCATCGGCGCCGGCGCGGTCGGCGTCAACCTGGAGGACTCCCGGGCGGGCACGCTCTCGCTGTTCGCTCCGGAGGTCCAGGCGGCGCGTCTGGCCGCAGGCCGCGCGGCCGCCGCGTCGGCGGGCTTGCCCGAACTGTGGATCAACGCCCGGACGGACGTCTACTTGTTCGGCGTCGGCGAACCGGAGGGCCGTTTCGACGACGTGCTCGCGCGCGCCCAGGCCTACGCCGAGGCCGGCGTGGACAGCATCTTCGTGCCGGGCTTGGTGGACCTGGCCGTGCTTCGTGAGCTGACGGCCGCTTCACCGCTTCCGGTCGCCGCCATGGCCGGCCCGGGCGCGCCTTCGGTGGCGGACCTCGCGTCCGCCGGCGTCCGCCGCGTCACCGTCGGCACAGCCGTCGCCCAGGGCGCCTACGCCGTGGCCCTCCGCGCGACCCAGGAACTACTCGGCGCGGGCACTTACGACGAGTTGGGTTCCGCGATGGACTTCGGCACTCTGAACGGTTTGTTCGGGTGAGGGCCTTCGGCTGGGCGGAGGTGACAGCCGTGTAGCCGCGCTCTGTCCCCACCCCTGCCGGAGGCGGCTGGGGGCGATGCTGAACCGCATGGATCACCAGGGGTCGACTGATGCCGATCCCACGGGTTCGGATCGCACGGATCCCGCGGGGCTGGACCGCGTGGACCACACGAGTTCGAGCCGCTGGATTCCGAGGGTCTTCGCCTCGCCGATGGTGCGGGTTCGGGCCGCGTGGACTGCGGGGAACCGACCGGCGCGGACCGCAGGGGTCCGGGCCGGGTGGATTCCGGGGGGACTGGATCGCGTGGACTGCGCGGGTTGGAGCCGCACGGATGGGGAGGTACCGAGCCGCGTGGACCACGCGGTTTCGGAACGCGCGGGTTCCGGGGGACTGGATCGCGTGGACTGCGCGGGTTGGAGCCGCACGGATGGGGAGGTACCGAGCCGCGTGGACCACGCGGTTTCGGAACGCGCGGGCTCCGGGGGACTGGATCGCGTGGACTGCGCGGGTTGGAGCCGCACGGATGGGGAGGTACCGAGCCGCGTGGACCACGCGGTTTCGGAACGCGCGGGCTCCGGGGGACTGGATCGCGTGGACCGTCTGGGTTCGGACGACGTGGATCCCGCGGGATCTCGCCGCGCGGACCGCCTGGTCGTGCGAGGCTGGACCGCATGGGTCACGCTGGTTCGGACGACGTGGATCCGGAGGGATCTCGCCGTGCGGATCGCGCGGGGCTGGACCGCATGGGTCGCGCGGGTTCGGATGACGTGGATCTCGTGGATCCCGAGGGATCTCGCCGCGTGGACCGCATGGGTCGCGCGAGGGTGGATCGCGTCGATCGTGTGGGTTCGGGCCGCACGGATTCCCAGGGACCTCACCGCAGGGACAGCGTGGATCCCGCGGCGCGGGACCGCGTCGATCCCGCGGGTTTGAGCCGCGTGAACCATGCGGAACCGAGCAGCGTGGTTCGCCCAGCGCAAACTCACGAGGAGGATGCACGGGTGAACGGCGCGGAATACCCAGTCGCGCCCCCTGCCGTCCCCGCGGAACCGGATCACCCTGGCACCCTGATCCAGGCCGGCGATGGCTGCCGCCTCTGGACGACGGCCGTCGGGGAGGGCGAGGCGCTCATCGTGTGTCACGGTGGGCCGGGACTGTGGGACATGTTCGGCGACCTCGCTGCGGTGCTGGCCACCCGCCTGCGCGTGATCCGCTGGGACCAGCGCGGGTGTGGCCGTTCGGAGCGCCGCGGCCCGTACTCGCTCGCGCGGACGATCGCCGACCTGGACGCCGTTCGCCGCCACTACGGGCTGGCCCGGGCCGCCGTGCTGGGCCATTCCTGGGGAGCGACGTTGGCGTTGCGATACGCCTTGGCCCACCCGGCGCACGTGACCAAGCTGGTTTACGTGTCCGGCACCGGGCTCGGCCGCGCCTGGCACCCGGCCTATGAACGTGACTTCGCCGCCCGCCTCGGCGAGGACCTGCCACGGCTCAGGGACCTGAACTCCCGCGCCCGCACTCCGGCCGAGGACCGAGAACTGGCTGTCCTGCAATGGTCCGCCGACTTCCCCGACCCGTCGACCGCCCGCACTCACGCCGAGCGGATGGCCACACCGTGGTTCCCGATCAACTACGACTGCAACGCCGCCATCAACACCGAGGAAAAACGCCAGTCCCCCACCGAAGCCGAGCTCATCGCGGCCTGCCGTGGTCTGCCCACTCCCGCCCTCGTCGTCGACGGCGACCAGGACATCCGCCCCCGCTGGGCCGTGGACTCCCTCGAGGCCGCCCTCCCGACGACGAACCGCGTGACCTTGCCGGGCGTCGGCCACGTCCCCTGGCTCGAAGCCCCCGACGCCGTCGCCGAGGCCGTCCTGGATTTCCTCGCCCCGCAGCCATGAGGTTCCGGCACCTACGCCGGCAGATAGTTGATCGGATGATCACCCGTCGCCCACAGGTACTGCACCGCGTAGGCCCGCCACGGTTGCCAGGCCGCCGCATGCCGGGTCAGGGCCGAAGGCGAGGTCGGCAGATCCAGCGCCGCAGCGGCCAGCTTCACCCCCAGATCCGCAGGTACGAACGCATCCGGATCCCCCAGCGCCCGCATCGCGATGGTCTCCACCGTCCACGGCCCGAACCCCGGCAGTGCCGACAGCTCGGCGCGAGCGCGAGCCCAGTCGCCGCCCGGCGAAAGGTCGAGGTCGCCCGCAGCGAGGGCGGCGACGAGGCCCAGCAGCGTCCGACGGCGAGACTGCGGCATCGCGAGCGACGAAGGATCCAGGCCCACCAGATCGGCCGGAGTGGGGAAGAGGAAACCCAGGCCGCCCTCGCGATCGTCGACGGGCGTGCCATGGGCCGTGACAAGGCGGGCGGCGTGCGTGCGGGCCGCGGCGGTCGACACCTGCTGCCCCAGTACGGCCCGGACGGCGAACTCCTCGGGATCCGTCGTGCGCGGCACCCGGCGCCCGGGGTTCTTCGCGACCAAGGGGGCCAGCGCCGGATCCGAGGAGAGCTGCGCGTCGACCGCGACGGGATCCGCGTCGAGGTCCAGCAGGCGCCGGCAGCGGCTGATGGCGGCCGACAGGTCGCGCAGGTCGGTGAGGCCGAGGCGGCACGCGATGTGGTCGGGCGTCGGCGCCAGCGAAACGATGCCGTGGCCGTGCGGCAGGCGCAGGGTGCGCCGGTACGCGCCGTCGCGCCATTCCTCGACGCCCGGCACGGCCGTGGCCGCCAGGTGGCCGAAGAGGTTGTCGGGGCACAGCGGCGCGCGGAACGGCAGGCGCAGTGACAGCGCCCCCGGCGAAGACGGCGCGCCGGACGCCCGCGAGCGCAGCTCGCTCGGTGTAAGGGCGAACACCTGGCGTACGGTGTCGTTGAACGTCCGGATGCTCGAGAACCCCGCGGCGTGCGCGATGTCGCCCATCGGCATCTCGGTGGTCTCGACCAGCAGCCGCGCGGTTTCCGCGCGCTGGGCCCGCGCGAGCGCCAGCGGCCCGGCGCCCAGCTCGGCGTGGACCTGCCGCTCGACCTGCCGCACGCTGTACCCGAGCCGCGCCGCGAGCCCGCTTACGCCCTCGCGGTCGACCACTCCGTCGGCGATCAGCCGCATGGCGCGGGCGACCACGTCGGCGCGCTCGTTCCACAGCGGCGATCCCGGTGTGACGTCGGGCCGGCAACGCTTGCACGCGCGGAACCCGGCCGTCTGCGCCGCCGCCGCGCTGCCGTAAAAACGCATGTTCTCGACCTTCGGCGGCACGACCGGGCAGCTCGGGCGGCAGTAGATACCGGTGGTGACGACGGCCGTGAAGAACCACCCGTCGAACCGGGCGTCCTTCGACTGCACCGCGCGCACGCAGCGTTCGATGTCCTCGTACACGCCCGCCAGTCTGCCCGGCGGCACCGACAAAACCTGGCGGGAATGCGACACCACCCCACCGAGTGTCACACTCGGCGAATGCCACGGGTCACTTTTCCCCGAAGGCGATTGAATGAAGAAGCACATTTCGCCGGTCCTCGACGTGCTCGTGGGCGCCGACTTCTCGAACAACAGCTTCGACGACAAGGCCGGCTGCGTGCTGTTCGTCTGATCTGAATACCACAAATAGTGCCACCGGAAAACAATTCCGGTGGCACTATTTGTCGTCTCCGATGGTCACTCAGTGCTACCGCTGACAACCTTCCCCAGACTTCAGCTCGAATTCACCGCCGTGATCGTTCACGGTGCGCCGACGGCCGGATAACGTGCCCATCGCGGGACGAACCACGCACGAAGCCGGCCCGTCTTGACACATTTCAACCCCGCTCCACCGGCGAAGCAGCGACTGGGGAAGCCGCCGACGGTGAGCACCACCACCGTGCCGCACGCGTGTGGCCGTCCGCCCTCCCGCGGGCACGACCGCCGGGACCGCACTGGATCGGAGCGACGTGGAAAACTCGACGCGACGCAAGTTCCTCACCGTCACCGGAGCCGCCGCCGCGCTGGCGCTCGCCGGCACGCTGCCCGGCATCACCGCCTCCGGCGCCACCACCGTGGACACCGACCGCGTGCCCGGTTACCCGTTCACGCTCGGCATCGCCTCCGGCGATCCGCTGCCCGACGCCGTCGTGATCTGGACGCGCCTGGCGCCGAAACCGCTCGACCCGTTCGGCGGCATGAACGACCGCCCGGTGTCGGTGCGCTGGGAGGTCGCCGAGGACGAGCGGTTCCGCCGGATCGTCCGCTCGGGCAACGCGCTCGCCCGGCGCGAGGAGTCGCACAGCGTGCACGTGGACGTCCGCGGGCTGCGGCCGTGGCGGCACTACTTCTACCGCTTCCACGTCGGCGGGCACACCAGCCCGGTCGGCCGCACCCGCACGTCGCCGACCGCGCACCAGTCGGTGCCCGCCGTCTCGCTGGCGTACGCGAGCTGTCAGGCCTGGTACGAGGGCTTCTACACCGCCTACCGTGACATGGCGAAGCAGGACCACGACGTCGTCTTCCACCTCGGCGACTACATCTACGAGTACGGCGTGGGCGCCGACGGCGGCCTGCGCAAGCAGGACATGGCCGTGGACTTCCAGCGCGAGACCACGACGCTCGACGACTACCGCGGCCGCTACGCCCTCTACAAGACCGACCCCGACCTGCAGGCCGCGCACGCCGCCGCGCCGTGGATCATCACGAACGACGACCACGAGGTCGAGAACAACTGGGCCGGCGACATCTCGGAGAACAACGACCCCGTCGCTCAGTTCCTCGTGCGGCGCGCCAACGCGTTCCGCGCGTGGTGGGAGCACCAGCCCGTGCGCACGACGCAGCTGCCCACCGGTCCGGACATCCAGATGTACCGCCGGTTCCAGTACGGCGACCTGATCCGCTTCAACGTCCTCGACACCCGCCAGTACCGCGACGACCAGGCCGCGGGCGACGGCATCAAGGCCCCGAACCCGGACTCGCTCGACCCGAACCGCACGATCACCGGTGCGGCGCAGGAGAAGTGGCTGCTCGACGGCATGGCGCAGCACTCCGCGCGCTGGGAGGTGCTCGCGCACCAGACCGCGATCGCGCAGCTCGACACCGCCGCGGGTCCGCCGGTGCTCGTGCCGATGGACACGTGGGACGGCTACGTCGCCTCCCGCAAGCGCATCCTCGGCGGCGCGCAGGACCGCAAGGTGCGCAACCTGGTCAGCATCGCGGGCGACCTGCACCGCAGCGTCGCTTCGGAGCTTCGGCCCGACTACGCGGACCCGAGCTCGCCGGTCGTGGCGACGGAGTTCGTCGGCACCTCGATCACGTCGGGCCAGGACGGCATGGACCTCGACGCCGGCGGCCAGACGATCCTCGACGAGAACCCGCACGTCAAGTTCGGCAACTTCCAGCGCGGCTACGTGCGCTGCGAGGTCACCCCGCGCGAGTGGACCGCCGACTACCGCGTGGTCGACAAGGTCTCCATCCGCGACGGCAAGGTCACCACGCGCGCGAAGCTCACCGTGGAAGATCGCGTCCCCGCCATCCACGTCCACTGACAGGAGATCCCCATGCAGCGACGTCACCTCGCCGTGGCCGCCGGCGCTGTCGTAGTGCTCGGCGTGGCACTGGCGACCGGCGCGCAGAGCAGCCCGGCCACGCCCGCTCTGGAGTTGTCCGCCACCCCCGGGCAGATCCAGGTCGTCGGCCTGCCTTGCCTGCCGAGTGCCCTCACCGTCGGCATGACGAACAACGGCCGCGGCTCGGTGTACGCGGACATGGAGCTTTCCGCGCCTCGGCCCCTGGTTCTCGACCGGCGGATGTTCTCGTCTTGGCTGCCCGTCGGTCAACCGGTGTCGGTCCGCGTCGGAGTCACCGTGCCGCGCTCCGCTCGCCCCGGCCACTACACCGTGGGTTTGTCTTCCGACCGCGCTCGCCTGTCCGTCCCGGTCGACGTCCTTCCCTTACCTCCCAAGGGCCCCGGGGACAACCTCCTCCTCGGCGAACAAGCCACCCCGTCGTCCACCAACGGCAGCTTCTCCCCGTGCGGCGCTGTCGACGGAGACGCGGACGGCGACCACTGGTCCACCACCACAGGCTGGAACGACGGCACGAAGTCCGTGTTCCCGGACAACTACACCGTGACCCTGCCCTCGGCCGGCGCGGTCGCCCGCGTCGTCACCGCCACCCTGGACTCCGCGAAGTACCCGGCCGCCAAGTACGGCCTGCGTGACTTCGACGTCCAGGCCCACGTCGCCGGCGCCTGGCAGACGGTGGCTTCGGTGCGGGGCAACACCTCGGGGTCGGTGACGTCGACGTTCCCGGCGGTGCAGGCTGACGGGGTGCAGATCGTGGTGTTGGATTCGAATGATCATGCGTATTCGCGGATTGTGGAGCTGGAGGCTTACTCCAGCTGACGGGTCCGGCTCGGTCGGATGTCCGCCGCGCCGAATAGTCCTATATAGACGGAAGTCGGCATGTCGTTGAAGGATGTGCCGTGTCGCGCGGGCGAAGTCAGGCAGAAACCCGTTCCCGTTCACGCCGGGCATCCACCACCCGCAACCCCGCCAACAATCCCGTCAGGCCGCGATGCCCGCGCGTGAAGATCGCGAACAGGCCGCTGACCACGATCCACACCCCAGTCAGCGTGGAAGGCTGCGCGCTCGCCGTAGCGACCCCCATCGCGACGAAATACCCGCCCGACCCGAAGACGAACCGCACCACCATCTGCAGCACCGAAGGCTTTTCGTCAGCAGAGTTCGCCACCGTCAGCAGCACCGCGCGCTGCCCCGGCGTCGCGCCGTTCCCGGCGAGGGGGACCACCAGCAGCAAAACCAACGCAGGC
The sequence above is a segment of the Amycolatopsis sp. 2-15 genome. Coding sequences within it:
- a CDS encoding isocitrate lyase/PEP mutase family protein, with translation MESLQDKAKAFRELHAQPMVVLPNAWDAGSAAVIQHAGAPAIATTSGGVSWALGRGDGQRLTRTEMTAAVRQIVRTVSVPVTADIEGGYGPDPADVAATVEEVIGAGAVGVNLEDSRAGTLSLFAPEVQAARLAAGRAAAASAGLPELWINARTDVYLFGVGEPEGRFDDVLARAQAYAEAGVDSIFVPGLVDLAVLRELTAASPLPVAAMAGPGAPSVADLASAGVRRVTVGTAVAQGAYAVALRATQELLGAGTYDELGSAMDFGTLNGLFG
- a CDS encoding alpha/beta fold hydrolase gives rise to the protein MNGAEYPVAPPAVPAEPDHPGTLIQAGDGCRLWTTAVGEGEALIVCHGGPGLWDMFGDLAAVLATRLRVIRWDQRGCGRSERRGPYSLARTIADLDAVRRHYGLARAAVLGHSWGATLALRYALAHPAHVTKLVYVSGTGLGRAWHPAYERDFAARLGEDLPRLRDLNSRARTPAEDRELAVLQWSADFPDPSTARTHAERMATPWFPINYDCNAAINTEEKRQSPTEAELIAACRGLPTPALVVDGDQDIRPRWAVDSLEAALPTTNRVTLPGVGHVPWLEAPDAVAEAVLDFLAPQP
- a CDS encoding DNA-3-methyladenine glycosylase 2 family protein, which codes for MYEDIERCVRAVQSKDARFDGWFFTAVVTTGIYCRPSCPVVPPKVENMRFYGSAAAAQTAGFRACKRCRPDVTPGSPLWNERADVVARAMRLIADGVVDREGVSGLAARLGYSVRQVERQVHAELGAGPLALARAQRAETARLLVETTEMPMGDIAHAAGFSSIRTFNDTVRQVFALTPSELRSRASGAPSSPGALSLRLPFRAPLCPDNLFGHLAATAVPGVEEWRDGAYRRTLRLPHGHGIVSLAPTPDHIACRLGLTDLRDLSAAISRCRRLLDLDADPVAVDAQLSSDPALAPLVAKNPGRRVPRTTDPEEFAVRAVLGQQVSTAAARTHAARLVTAHGTPVDDREGGLGFLFPTPADLVGLDPSSLAMPQSRRRTLLGLVAALAAGDLDLSPGGDWARARAELSALPGFGPWTVETIAMRALGDPDAFVPADLGVKLAAAALDLPTSPSALTRHAAAWQPWRAYAVQYLWATGDHPINYLPA
- a CDS encoding alkaline phosphatase D family protein — protein: MENSTRRKFLTVTGAAAALALAGTLPGITASGATTVDTDRVPGYPFTLGIASGDPLPDAVVIWTRLAPKPLDPFGGMNDRPVSVRWEVAEDERFRRIVRSGNALARREESHSVHVDVRGLRPWRHYFYRFHVGGHTSPVGRTRTSPTAHQSVPAVSLAYASCQAWYEGFYTAYRDMAKQDHDVVFHLGDYIYEYGVGADGGLRKQDMAVDFQRETTTLDDYRGRYALYKTDPDLQAAHAAAPWIITNDDHEVENNWAGDISENNDPVAQFLVRRANAFRAWWEHQPVRTTQLPTGPDIQMYRRFQYGDLIRFNVLDTRQYRDDQAAGDGIKAPNPDSLDPNRTITGAAQEKWLLDGMAQHSARWEVLAHQTAIAQLDTAAGPPVLVPMDTWDGYVASRKRILGGAQDRKVRNLVSIAGDLHRSVASELRPDYADPSSPVVATEFVGTSITSGQDGMDLDAGGQTILDENPHVKFGNFQRGYVRCEVTPREWTADYRVVDKVSIRDGKVTTRAKLTVEDRVPAIHVH
- a CDS encoding galactose-binding domain-containing protein, producing the protein MQRRHLAVAAGAVVVLGVALATGAQSSPATPALELSATPGQIQVVGLPCLPSALTVGMTNNGRGSVYADMELSAPRPLVLDRRMFSSWLPVGQPVSVRVGVTVPRSARPGHYTVGLSSDRARLSVPVDVLPLPPKGPGDNLLLGEQATPSSTNGSFSPCGAVDGDADGDHWSTTTGWNDGTKSVFPDNYTVTLPSAGAVARVVTATLDSAKYPAAKYGLRDFDVQAHVAGAWQTVASVRGNTSGSVTSTFPAVQADGVQIVVLDSNDHAYSRIVELEAYSS